The Catenuloplanes niger genome includes a window with the following:
- a CDS encoding glycosyltransferase, which yields MRILFSFIGGFGHFLPLIPIARAAERAGHRVAVLGGPRMADVIRDAGFEALSGGDRPPAQAPRPERGPLAPLDLERERREVTEQFIRGSGRERAAEVLDLAPRWRPDLLVCDEVNLGAMIAAEKLGLPYATVVVLAAGSFLQAGYAAAAIDEVRAEHGLPPDRGLAMLGRHLMLEPVPPGFRDPAFPLPATARAIRPSEALPPPAERNRRPLVYFTLGTAFNAESGDLFERMLAGLRELPADLVMTVGRHIDPAVFGPQPPHVRIERFVPQDELLHRCDLVVTHGGSGSVLGAIAHGLPMLLTPLGADQPDNGVRVAALGLGRVLHAETVTPELAAAEAAAVLADDGYRQRVRDLRAGWESLPGPDEAVAMLAGII from the coding sequence ATGCGTATTCTCTTCTCGTTCATCGGTGGGTTCGGGCACTTCCTGCCGCTCATCCCGATCGCCCGCGCGGCCGAGCGGGCCGGGCACCGCGTCGCGGTGCTGGGCGGTCCGCGGATGGCCGACGTGATCCGGGACGCCGGGTTCGAGGCGCTGTCCGGCGGTGACCGGCCGCCGGCGCAGGCACCGCGACCCGAGCGCGGGCCGCTGGCGCCGCTGGACCTGGAGCGCGAGCGGCGGGAGGTCACCGAGCAGTTCATCCGCGGGTCGGGGCGGGAGCGCGCGGCCGAGGTCCTGGACCTGGCGCCCCGGTGGCGGCCCGATCTGCTCGTCTGCGACGAGGTGAACCTGGGCGCGATGATCGCGGCGGAGAAGCTGGGGCTGCCGTACGCGACCGTGGTGGTGTTGGCGGCCGGCTCGTTCCTGCAGGCCGGTTACGCGGCGGCCGCGATCGACGAGGTGCGCGCGGAGCACGGGCTGCCGCCGGACCGCGGGCTGGCGATGCTCGGGCGGCACCTGATGCTGGAGCCGGTGCCGCCGGGCTTCCGCGACCCGGCGTTCCCGCTGCCGGCCACCGCCCGCGCGATCCGGCCGTCCGAGGCGCTGCCCCCGCCCGCGGAGCGCAACCGCCGCCCGCTGGTCTACTTCACGCTCGGCACCGCGTTCAACGCCGAGTCCGGCGACCTGTTCGAGCGCATGCTCGCGGGCCTGCGCGAGCTCCCCGCCGACCTGGTGATGACCGTGGGCCGGCACATCGACCCGGCCGTGTTCGGCCCGCAGCCGCCGCACGTGCGGATCGAGCGGTTCGTCCCGCAGGACGAGTTGCTGCACCGCTGCGACCTGGTGGTCACGCACGGCGGCTCGGGCAGCGTGCTCGGTGCGATCGCGCACGGCCTGCCGATGTTGCTGACGCCGCTCGGCGCGGACCAGCCGGACAACGGCGTCCGGGTGGCGGCGCTCGGCCTCGGCCGGGTGCTGCACGCCGAGACGGTGACGCCGGAGCTGGCCGCGGCCGAGGCCGCCGCGGTGCTGGCCGACGACGGCTACCGGCAGCGGGTGCGCGACCTGCGCGCGGGATGGGAGTCGCTGCCCGGCCCGGACGAAGCGGTCGCGATGCTGGCGGGCATCATCTGA
- a CDS encoding ABC transporter ATP-binding protein, giving the protein MLRDMVRRHTRTVAVCCTGSGVHQICEALVPLVIGLTVDHAVDGGPPEAILLAVAAVLVLFVVLGTAAGLAVWWLNGAVLTEAHRLRVRTTAALLADPVLGADRRPGDLVSVLTVDATATAEFLRGLVGIVSGVAGLAVTVAVLLFVDPLLCLGILLLVPAMTWGVRLLGPWLERRVTARQRSVGRAAALAAEFVTALRPLRGFGGVPEALRRYRHTVGESRDAALRSATAVSLVDGVGLLASAVALLGTVAAAAAMVSAGRITVGGFVTAVTMVSFAGDPVQRVTTGIQRVYAARAGAARLARLGAAAAPPGSTATGHRTAQAGSTATGHRTAQAGPQAHAGPSAREVAGPPRLRAAAIGAVTGIELALGRGEMLGVVAADRAVADAAADVFGGRRGPDRGEIMFGELPPGHPGLRRYVLAEPHAVTLLGRTLTEALDTGRGGDPGAALVAARATGLAEELLDASANLSGGQRQRVALARALAAVPPVLVLRDPLTAVDSVTEHDAAAGLAAYRRESGGATVVVTTSPVLLARCDRVLFLPRTGPAVLSTAARLGTNADYAAAVLR; this is encoded by the coding sequence ATGTTGCGTGACATGGTCCGCCGCCACACCCGTACCGTGGCGGTCTGCTGCACCGGATCCGGCGTTCACCAGATCTGTGAGGCGCTGGTGCCGCTGGTGATCGGGCTGACCGTCGACCACGCGGTCGACGGTGGCCCGCCGGAGGCGATCCTGCTGGCTGTGGCCGCGGTGCTGGTCCTCTTCGTGGTGCTCGGCACGGCCGCCGGTCTGGCGGTCTGGTGGCTCAACGGCGCGGTGCTGACCGAGGCGCACCGCCTGCGGGTCCGCACGACCGCGGCGCTGCTGGCCGACCCGGTGCTCGGCGCGGACCGGCGGCCCGGCGACCTGGTCAGCGTGCTCACCGTGGACGCGACCGCGACCGCCGAGTTCCTGCGTGGTCTGGTCGGCATCGTCTCCGGCGTCGCCGGCCTCGCCGTCACGGTCGCGGTCCTGCTGTTCGTCGATCCGCTGCTGTGCCTCGGCATCCTGCTGCTCGTGCCGGCGATGACCTGGGGCGTACGGCTGCTCGGCCCGTGGCTGGAACGCCGGGTCACGGCGCGGCAGCGATCCGTCGGGCGGGCCGCCGCGCTCGCGGCCGAGTTCGTGACCGCGCTGCGCCCGCTGCGGGGTTTCGGCGGCGTGCCGGAGGCGCTTCGCCGGTACCGGCACACGGTCGGCGAGTCCCGGGACGCGGCGCTGCGCAGTGCCACCGCGGTGTCGCTGGTCGACGGCGTGGGCCTGCTCGCGTCCGCGGTCGCTCTGCTGGGCACGGTCGCGGCGGCCGCGGCGATGGTCTCGGCCGGGCGGATCACCGTCGGCGGTTTCGTCACCGCGGTCACCATGGTGTCCTTCGCCGGCGACCCGGTGCAGCGGGTGACCACCGGCATCCAGCGCGTCTACGCGGCCCGCGCCGGTGCGGCCCGGCTCGCCCGGCTCGGCGCGGCCGCGGCACCACCCGGGTCCACGGCGACGGGCCACCGCACGGCGCAAGCCGGGTCCACGGCGACGGGCCACCGCACGGCGCAGGCCGGACCGCAGGCCCACGCCGGTCCGTCCGCGCGGGAGGTCGCCGGGCCGCCGCGCCTCCGGGCGGCCGCGATCGGCGCGGTCACCGGCATCGAGCTGGCGCTGGGGCGCGGTGAGATGCTGGGTGTCGTCGCCGCCGACCGGGCGGTCGCGGACGCCGCCGCCGACGTCTTCGGCGGGCGCCGCGGCCCGGACCGTGGCGAGATCATGTTCGGGGAGTTACCGCCCGGGCATCCCGGACTGCGCCGGTACGTGCTGGCCGAGCCGCACGCGGTCACGCTGCTCGGTCGCACGCTCACCGAGGCGCTGGACACCGGCCGGGGCGGCGACCCGGGCGCGGCGCTGGTCGCGGCGCGGGCCACCGGCCTCGCGGAGGAGCTGCTCGACGCGAGCGCGAACCTCTCCGGCGGGCAACGGCAGCGCGTGGCCCTCGCCCGCGCGCTCGCGGCCGTACCCCCGGTGCTGGTTCTTCGTGATCCGCTGACCGCGGTCGACTCGGTCACCGAGCACGACGCCGCGGCCGGGCTGGCCGCGTACCGGCGGGAGAGCGGCGGTGCCACCGTGGTCGTGACCACGTCGCCGGTGCTGCTGGCGCGCTGCGACCGGGTGCTGTTCCTGCCGCGCACCGGCCCGGCCGTGCTGTCCACGGCCGCGCGGCTCGGCACGAACGCGGACTACGCCGCGGCGGTGCTGCGATGA
- a CDS encoding EAL domain-containing protein gives MSTRVARACFGVWMVALTGAYYAIPAYGTAVWAALGFSASIAVLAGVLLNRPGRALPWFLLCGVLVTFTLGDAVYNLLAADPFPSAADGFYLLSYPLLAGALLIFIRYRSGAEDRAALLDALVPTAAIGLLVWVFWIGPFVRDTDLSTAEKLTSIGYPVGDVLALAMLVRLLGAPGTRHLSITALTVGVTALLGTDLIYGLHRLSQDWRAGSPVDLGWVAFYALIGYAALDPSMTRLTEHTQAGFLPRVAGWRRLATLVTAALVAPAVLVYENLDGTVSDAPVIAAFSALMFLLVIGRLAGLLADHRQISHRERVLREAGARLVSAATPAEVAAAVRGAVAQLMPPGEPYVLESAGIFDGMTREEFFADGVTLQPVEALPPTHGEPLDGFTVALRAPGPLLPDEGSSAVRFTWICLAAREPVLWRLRPVFEALVSQGTMAIDRIALGAEINRRKHESYFRTLIQNTSDVILIVGDDDRIGYASPSAADVFGTPAPTLAGTPVTDLIVGEQHERLREALQRLRAGRGQSAAFDLVGLGADGRTVQVECTIQDMRDEPTVRGAVLTMRDVTERRRLESDLAHQAFHDTLTGLANRLLLQNRLEHALTLARRDRSVVGLLFIDLDDFKVVNDTLGLIVGDRLLAAAGVRIAGVVGPQETVARIGGDEFAVLIEQLHTPAEADDVAARIVEACTEPFELRYDGGGSAMVSGAVSIGVTTSVEAHDAAEMQRQADLALYVSKGDGKGRFQRYRTDLHTAMVERLEMRAALSTAVEDQQLVLQYQPIVDLATEDIVGLEALVRWQHPTRGLIGPGEFIEVAEENGAIVPIGAWVLREALLAIAGWRQLVPAAPLRYVSVNVSARQFRSPGFVDEVAKVITESGVAPWRLLLEITESLLLRDDESVWQDLARLREMGVRIAIDDFGTGYSSLSYLRQMPVDILKIDKSFIDDISSSRQQRALVAAIVSIADNLNLGVVAEGVEDPAHKQMLLDMGCPFGQGYLFSPPAWPDAVVAWLNTGIRQQIAA, from the coding sequence ATGTCCACCCGAGTCGCGCGGGCCTGTTTCGGCGTGTGGATGGTCGCGCTGACCGGCGCCTACTACGCGATCCCGGCGTACGGCACCGCGGTGTGGGCCGCGCTCGGCTTCTCCGCCTCGATCGCGGTGCTGGCCGGGGTGCTCCTCAACCGGCCCGGCCGCGCACTGCCGTGGTTCCTGCTGTGCGGCGTGCTGGTCACGTTCACGCTCGGCGACGCGGTCTACAACCTGCTCGCGGCCGACCCGTTCCCGTCCGCCGCGGACGGGTTCTACCTGCTGTCGTACCCGCTGCTGGCCGGTGCGCTGCTGATCTTCATCCGGTACCGGTCCGGCGCGGAGGACCGGGCCGCGCTGCTCGACGCGCTGGTCCCGACGGCCGCGATCGGGCTGCTGGTGTGGGTGTTCTGGATCGGCCCGTTCGTGCGCGACACGGACCTGAGCACGGCCGAGAAGCTCACCTCGATCGGCTACCCGGTCGGCGACGTGCTCGCGCTCGCCATGCTGGTGCGGCTGCTCGGCGCGCCCGGCACCCGGCACCTGTCGATCACCGCGCTCACGGTCGGCGTCACCGCGCTGCTCGGCACCGACCTGATCTACGGGCTGCACCGGCTCAGCCAGGACTGGCGCGCCGGCAGCCCGGTCGACCTGGGCTGGGTCGCCTTCTACGCGCTGATCGGGTACGCGGCGCTGGACCCGTCGATGACCCGGCTCACCGAACACACGCAGGCCGGGTTCCTGCCGCGGGTGGCCGGGTGGCGCCGGCTCGCCACGCTGGTCACGGCCGCGCTGGTCGCGCCGGCCGTGCTGGTCTACGAGAACCTGGACGGCACGGTCTCCGACGCGCCGGTCATCGCGGCGTTCTCCGCGCTGATGTTCCTGCTGGTCATCGGCCGGCTCGCCGGACTGCTCGCGGACCACCGGCAGATCAGTCACCGCGAGCGGGTGCTGCGCGAGGCCGGTGCGCGGCTGGTCTCCGCGGCCACGCCGGCCGAGGTCGCGGCCGCGGTCCGGGGCGCGGTGGCCCAGCTGATGCCGCCGGGCGAGCCGTACGTGCTGGAGAGCGCCGGCATCTTCGACGGCATGACCCGGGAGGAGTTCTTCGCGGACGGCGTCACGCTGCAACCGGTCGAGGCACTGCCGCCGACGCACGGTGAACCGCTGGACGGCTTCACGGTCGCGTTGCGCGCACCCGGGCCGCTGCTGCCCGACGAGGGCTCGTCCGCGGTGCGCTTCACCTGGATCTGCCTGGCCGCGCGCGAGCCGGTGCTGTGGCGGCTGCGACCGGTGTTCGAGGCGCTGGTGTCGCAGGGCACGATGGCGATCGACCGGATCGCGCTGGGCGCGGAGATCAACCGGCGCAAGCACGAGTCCTACTTCCGGACGCTGATCCAGAACACGTCCGACGTGATCCTGATCGTCGGCGACGACGACCGGATCGGGTACGCCAGCCCGTCCGCCGCCGACGTCTTCGGCACGCCCGCGCCCACCCTGGCCGGCACGCCGGTCACCGACCTGATCGTGGGTGAGCAGCACGAACGCCTCCGCGAGGCGCTCCAGCGGCTGCGCGCCGGCCGCGGCCAGTCGGCCGCGTTCGACCTGGTCGGGCTGGGTGCCGACGGTCGCACCGTGCAGGTCGAGTGCACGATCCAGGACATGCGCGACGAGCCGACCGTGCGCGGCGCCGTGCTGACCATGCGCGACGTCACCGAACGCCGCCGGCTGGAGAGCGACCTCGCCCACCAGGCCTTCCACGACACGCTGACCGGCCTGGCGAACCGGTTGCTGTTGCAGAACCGGCTGGAGCACGCGCTCACGCTGGCCCGGCGCGACCGGTCCGTGGTCGGTCTGCTCTTCATCGACCTCGACGACTTCAAGGTGGTCAACGACACGCTCGGCCTGATCGTCGGCGACCGGCTGCTGGCCGCGGCCGGCGTGCGGATCGCCGGCGTGGTCGGCCCGCAGGAGACCGTGGCCCGGATCGGCGGTGACGAGTTCGCGGTGCTGATCGAGCAGTTGCACACCCCGGCCGAGGCGGACGACGTGGCCGCCCGGATCGTCGAGGCGTGCACCGAACCGTTCGAGCTGCGCTACGACGGCGGCGGTTCCGCGATGGTCAGCGGCGCGGTCAGCATCGGCGTCACCACCAGCGTGGAGGCGCACGACGCGGCCGAGATGCAGCGCCAGGCCGACCTCGCGCTCTACGTCTCCAAGGGCGACGGGAAGGGCCGCTTCCAGCGCTACCGGACGGACCTGCACACCGCGATGGTGGAGCGACTGGAGATGCGCGCCGCGCTCAGCACCGCGGTCGAGGACCAGCAGCTGGTGCTGCAGTACCAGCCGATCGTGGACCTGGCCACCGAGGACATCGTCGGGCTGGAGGCGCTGGTCCGCTGGCAGCACCCGACCCGCGGCCTGATCGGGCCGGGCGAGTTCATCGAGGTCGCGGAGGAGAACGGCGCGATCGTGCCGATCGGCGCCTGGGTGCTGCGCGAGGCGCTGCTGGCCATCGCGGGCTGGCGGCAACTCGTCCCGGCCGCGCCGCTGCGGTATGTCTCGGTGAACGTCTCCGCGCGGCAGTTCCGCAGCCCCGGGTTCGTCGACGAGGTCGCCAAGGTGATCACGGAGAGCGGCGTGGCACCGTGGCGCCTGCTGCTGGAGATCACCGAGAGCCTGCTGCTGCGCGACGACGAGTCGGTGTGGCAGGACCTGGCCCGGCTCCGCGAGATGGGCGTGCGGATCGCGATCGACGACTTCGGCACCGGCTACTCCTCGCTCAGCTACCTCCGCCAGATGCCGGTCGACATCCTCAAGATCGACAAGTCGTTCATCGACGACATCTCCAGCAGCAGGCAGCAGCGCGCGCTGGTCGCCGCGATCGTCAGCATCGCCGACAATCTCAACCTCGGCGTGGTCGCGGAGGGCGTCGAGGACCCGGCCCACAAACAGATGCTGCTGGACATGGGCTGCCCCTTCGGCCAGGGCTACCTGTTCTCGCCCCCGGCCTGGCCGGACGCGGTGGTCGCCTGGCTCAACACCGGAATCCGCCAGCAGATCGCGGCCTGA
- a CDS encoding RNA-binding S4 domain-containing protein — protein MREVTISDDMIRLGQFLKLADVIEAGSDVKYLLNTEDVTVNGEPEDRRGRQLFKGDVVTVGDDVTLVVA, from the coding sequence ATGCGTGAGGTAACCATCAGCGACGACATGATCCGGCTCGGGCAGTTCCTCAAGCTCGCGGACGTGATCGAGGCCGGCTCGGACGTGAAGTATCTGCTCAACACCGAGGACGTCACGGTCAACGGCGAGCCGGAGGACCGCCGCGGCCGCCAGCTCTTCAAGGGCGACGTGGTCACGGTCGGTGACGACGTCACGCTAGTGGTGGCCTAG
- a CDS encoding glycine hydroxymethyltransferase, whose product MPELNPDMPAELSTESTAFRAALDVIRSVEPRVADAIASELTDQRESLKLIASENYASPAVLLAMGNWFSDKYAEGTIGRRFYAGCQNVDTVESVAAEHAKALFGAPHAYVQPHSGIDANLVAYWAILGDRVEKPMLKKFEKRQINDLTDAEWAEMRAAFGNQRLMGMSLDAGGHLTHGFRPNISGKMFDQRSYGVDPATGQIDYDGLRESAKEFKPAVIVGGYSAYPRKVNFRIMREIADEVGATFMVDMAHFAGLVAGKVFTGDFDPIPHAHIVTTTTHKSLRGPRGGMVLCQPELAEQVDRGCPMVLGGPLAHVMGAKAVALAEARRPEFADYAQRIVANSQALAEGLIKRGATVVSGGTDNHLVLIDVDKYGITGRQAEQALLDSGVVTNRNSIPNDPNGAWYTSGIRVGTPALTTRGLGTAEMDQIADLMHTVLSQTTSDAGSKAKFHLDPAVSDRVSKQATELLAPFPLYGSVTL is encoded by the coding sequence ATGCCCGAGTTGAACCCTGACATGCCCGCCGAGCTGAGCACGGAGTCGACCGCTTTCCGCGCCGCGCTCGACGTCATCCGTTCCGTTGAGCCCCGCGTGGCCGACGCGATCGCGTCCGAGCTGACCGACCAGCGTGAGTCGCTGAAGCTGATCGCGAGTGAGAACTACGCTTCGCCGGCCGTGCTGCTGGCCATGGGCAACTGGTTCTCCGACAAGTACGCCGAGGGCACGATCGGCCGCCGCTTCTACGCCGGCTGCCAGAACGTCGACACCGTCGAGTCGGTCGCGGCCGAGCACGCGAAGGCGCTGTTCGGCGCGCCGCACGCCTATGTCCAGCCGCACTCCGGCATCGACGCGAACCTCGTCGCCTACTGGGCGATCCTCGGTGACCGGGTCGAGAAGCCGATGCTGAAGAAGTTCGAGAAGCGGCAGATCAACGACCTGACCGACGCCGAGTGGGCCGAGATGCGCGCCGCGTTCGGCAACCAGCGCCTGATGGGCATGTCGCTGGACGCCGGCGGCCACCTCACCCACGGCTTCCGGCCGAACATCTCCGGCAAGATGTTCGACCAGCGCTCGTACGGCGTCGACCCGGCCACCGGCCAGATCGACTACGACGGCCTGCGGGAGAGCGCCAAGGAGTTCAAGCCGGCCGTCATCGTCGGCGGCTACTCGGCGTACCCCCGGAAGGTGAACTTCCGCATCATGCGGGAGATCGCCGACGAGGTCGGCGCCACGTTCATGGTCGACATGGCGCACTTCGCCGGTCTGGTCGCGGGCAAGGTCTTCACCGGCGACTTCGACCCGATCCCGCACGCGCACATCGTCACCACCACCACGCACAAGTCGCTGCGCGGCCCGCGCGGCGGCATGGTGCTCTGCCAGCCGGAGCTGGCCGAGCAGGTGGACCGCGGCTGCCCGATGGTCCTCGGTGGCCCGCTCGCGCACGTGATGGGCGCCAAGGCGGTCGCGCTCGCCGAGGCCCGCCGGCCCGAGTTCGCCGACTACGCGCAGCGCATCGTGGCCAACAGCCAGGCGCTCGCCGAGGGCCTGATCAAGCGCGGCGCCACCGTCGTCTCCGGCGGCACCGACAACCACCTGGTGCTGATCGACGTCGACAAGTACGGCATCACCGGCCGCCAGGCCGAGCAGGCGCTGCTCGACTCCGGCGTGGTCACGAACCGCAACAGCATCCCGAACGACCCGAACGGCGCCTGGTACACCTCCGGCATCCGCGTCGGCACCCCGGCCCTGACCACGCGCGGCCTCGGCACCGCGGAGATGGACCAGATCGCCGACCTGATGCACACGGTCCTCTCCCAGACCACCTCGGACGCCGGCTCCAAGGCCAAGTTCCACCTCGACCCGGCCGTCTCCGACCGCGTGTCGAAGCAGGCCACCGAGCTGCTCGCCCCGTTCCCGCTCTACGGTTCCGTCACGCTCTGA
- a CDS encoding class I SAM-dependent methyltransferase, with protein MYTHGHHESVLRSHRWRTAANSAAHLLPHLRPGQVLLDVGAGPGTITMDLAALVAPGRVTATEINEDALALSRAEAAERGVTTVDFAVADVHALPFPDDTFDVVHAHQVLQHVTDPVRALAEMRRVCRPGGVVAARDSDYDRFAWHPAVPELDEWLALYRATARANGGEPDAGRRLLSWALAAGFTDVTPGAAVWCYATPDDRHWWGGLWADRITQSAMASQILAAGTATAADLQRLSAGWRHWSQAPDGWFAILHGEILCRA; from the coding sequence ATGTACACACACGGCCATCACGAGTCGGTACTGCGCTCGCACCGCTGGCGCACCGCGGCGAACTCGGCCGCCCATCTGCTGCCGCACCTGCGACCCGGCCAGGTGCTGCTGGACGTCGGCGCCGGCCCCGGAACGATCACCATGGATCTCGCCGCGCTGGTCGCGCCGGGCCGCGTCACCGCCACTGAGATCAACGAGGACGCGCTCGCGCTCTCCCGGGCCGAGGCCGCCGAGCGAGGCGTCACCACCGTCGATTTCGCCGTGGCCGACGTGCACGCGCTGCCGTTCCCGGACGACACGTTCGACGTGGTCCACGCCCACCAGGTCCTCCAGCACGTCACGGACCCGGTCCGCGCGCTCGCCGAGATGCGCCGCGTCTGCCGGCCCGGCGGTGTGGTCGCGGCCCGGGACAGCGACTACGACCGCTTCGCCTGGCACCCCGCCGTCCCCGAACTGGACGAGTGGCTCGCACTCTACCGGGCCACGGCACGGGCCAACGGCGGCGAGCCGGACGCCGGCCGCCGCCTGCTCTCCTGGGCGCTGGCCGCCGGCTTCACCGACGTCACCCCCGGCGCGGCCGTCTGGTGCTACGCCACCCCCGACGACAGGCACTGGTGGGGCGGCCTCTGGGCCGACCGCATCACCCAGTCCGCCATGGCGAGCCAGATCCTGGCCGCCGGCACCGCCACCGCGGCGGACCTCCAGCGCCTGTCGGCCGGCTGGCGCCACTGGTCCCAGGCCCCCGACGGCTGGTTCGCCATCCTGCACGGCGAGATCCTCTGCCGGGCCTGA
- a CDS encoding nucleotidyl transferase AbiEii/AbiGii toxin family protein: protein MADARTTAHRLALDHVLHLISEAPCANRLVLRGSAAMCVWAGDRAREPGDLDWVVRPVDGVPRDERDPYPYLDDLDPVRLWPEVAHGAGRPTMWEFEDLTTGGLRAHVPPEGLSWVSGDEVRMGDWDVLHDEVLHLIERSPSAGGDVRLDPAEAAYSHLGDGDEYRYAGIAGLRIVVPWHAPGLPAGTVQLDFAYDEPLPEPPVPVLIPRPAARRRPTVIWTASRALSLAWKLTWLVTDQATLGVSAGKDLYDAALLAEPADLRLSRRLRSMLPGRRVPTPDEIRAWNVTGDASHRESLAAAVARLGHH from the coding sequence ATGGCGGACGCGAGGACGACCGCGCACCGGCTCGCGCTCGACCACGTGCTGCACCTGATCAGCGAGGCGCCGTGCGCGAACCGGCTGGTGCTGCGCGGCAGCGCGGCGATGTGCGTGTGGGCCGGTGACCGGGCACGCGAGCCGGGTGACCTGGACTGGGTGGTGCGTCCGGTGGACGGCGTGCCGCGGGACGAGCGCGACCCGTACCCCTATCTGGACGACCTCGATCCGGTGCGGCTGTGGCCGGAGGTCGCGCACGGCGCCGGACGGCCGACGATGTGGGAGTTCGAGGACCTGACGACCGGCGGGCTCCGGGCCCACGTCCCGCCGGAAGGGCTGAGCTGGGTCTCCGGCGACGAGGTCCGGATGGGCGACTGGGACGTGCTGCATGACGAGGTTCTGCACCTGATCGAGCGGTCGCCCTCGGCCGGCGGCGACGTCCGGCTCGACCCGGCGGAGGCGGCCTACTCGCACCTCGGGGACGGCGACGAGTACCGGTACGCCGGGATCGCCGGCCTCCGCATCGTGGTGCCGTGGCACGCGCCCGGTCTGCCCGCCGGCACGGTGCAGCTGGATTTCGCCTACGACGAGCCGCTGCCGGAGCCGCCGGTGCCGGTGCTGATCCCGCGCCCCGCCGCCCGCCGCCGGCCGACCGTGATCTGGACCGCGTCCCGCGCGCTGTCGCTGGCCTGGAAGCTCACATGGCTGGTCACCGACCAGGCGACGCTCGGCGTGTCCGCGGGCAAGGATCTCTACGACGCCGCGCTGCTGGCCGAGCCGGCCGACCTCCGGCTGTCCCGGCGGCTGCGGAGCATGCTGCCCGGCCGGCGGGTACCGACACCGGACGAGATCCGGGCCTGGAACGTCACCGGGGACGCGAGCCACCGGGAGTCGCTGGCCGCGGCGGTCGCGCGGCTAGGCCACCACTAG
- a CDS encoding helix-turn-helix domain-containing protein, which yields MIRIHLDEPTLERTRLAISPLREVVSGVELVHRTRQGRDAAWPYAEWTVRAAEVLRTTPETAPLRLYALLYGTDHGRPTPDAFEPAPPSARPSLAEELAGLRRTRSEVLAAQCAKHYPEGVPEFLTPYLRDGDAAFGRLADAMTAFWELAIAPRWPAMRAVLEDEILSHARVLAERGPAAVLGGLSGAVGWTAPVLSLPKRRESALHGDDGRLLLIPVLLAQGRPTVSTDDPGTLLVTFQARGAAVLSTPERPPAGEPLDVLIGAGRATVLRALAVPATTSGLAAVLGRAPSTISEHLTGLQEAGLVSRSRANRQVLYALTPRGVALLALFDHDSVPAEAMETRPRPV from the coding sequence GTGATCCGGATTCACCTCGACGAGCCGACGCTGGAGCGGACGCGGCTGGCGATCAGCCCGCTCCGTGAGGTGGTCAGCGGCGTCGAGCTGGTGCACCGGACCCGGCAGGGGCGCGACGCCGCCTGGCCGTACGCGGAGTGGACCGTCCGCGCCGCCGAGGTGCTGCGCACGACGCCGGAGACCGCGCCGCTGCGGCTCTACGCCCTGCTCTACGGCACCGACCACGGCCGGCCCACGCCCGACGCGTTCGAGCCGGCGCCGCCGAGCGCGCGGCCGAGCCTCGCGGAGGAGCTGGCGGGTCTTCGCCGGACGCGGTCCGAGGTGCTCGCGGCGCAGTGCGCGAAGCACTATCCGGAGGGTGTGCCGGAGTTTCTGACGCCGTACCTGAGGGACGGCGACGCGGCGTTCGGGCGGCTCGCGGACGCGATGACCGCGTTCTGGGAGCTGGCGATCGCGCCGCGCTGGCCGGCGATGCGGGCGGTGCTGGAGGACGAGATCCTGTCCCACGCCCGGGTGCTGGCCGAGCGGGGTCCGGCGGCGGTGCTCGGCGGGCTGAGCGGCGCGGTCGGCTGGACCGCGCCGGTGCTGTCGCTGCCGAAGCGCCGGGAGTCCGCGCTGCACGGCGACGACGGCCGGCTGCTGCTGATCCCGGTGCTGCTGGCCCAGGGGCGGCCCACGGTCAGCACGGACGACCCGGGCACCCTCCTGGTCACCTTCCAGGCGCGCGGCGCGGCCGTACTGTCCACACCGGAGCGACCGCCGGCCGGCGAGCCGCTGGACGTGCTGATCGGTGCGGGCCGGGCCACGGTGCTGCGGGCGCTGGCCGTGCCGGCCACCACCAGCGGGCTGGCCGCGGTGCTCGGCCGCGCGCCCAGCACGATCTCCGAGCACCTCACCGGGCTGCAGGAGGCGGGGCTGGTGTCCCGGTCCCGCGCGAACCGTCAGGTGCTCTACGCGCTGACGCCCCGGGGTGTGGCGCTGCTTGCGCTCTTCGACCACGATTCGGTTCCGGCCGAAGCGATGGAGACACGGCCCCGCCCGGTCTAG